Proteins found in one Seonamhaeicola sp. S2-3 genomic segment:
- a CDS encoding ankyrin repeat domain-containing protein has product MKKTIITTALALCVAVVSVNANSATSTIDNNSSFEYFFKVNSFCVSIAKGDFDTVKKLIERGADVNQRSNGMTPAMYAAKFNRTEILKLLIEKGANLKLRCSNRNYTALKYAELHGANEAAAIIKESLKKKKRK; this is encoded by the coding sequence ATGAAAAAAACAATCATTACCACCGCACTTGCTTTGTGTGTTGCCGTTGTTTCGGTTAACGCAAATTCTGCTACTTCAACTATTGATAACAATAGTTCTTTTGAGTATTTTTTTAAAGTAAATTCTTTTTGTGTATCTATTGCTAAAGGCGATTTTGATACAGTAAAGAAACTCATTGAAAGAGGCGCAGATGTAAATCAACGCTCTAACGGAATGACTCCTGCAATGTATGCAGCAAAATTTAACAGAACTGAAATTTTAAAGCTTTTAATTGAAAAGGGAGCTAATTTAAAATTGAGATGTTCTAATAGAAATTATACAGCGCTTAAATATGCCGAATTACATGGTGCTAATGAAGCCGCAGCTATTATTAAAGAAAGTTTAAAGAAGAAAAAGAGAAAGTAA
- a CDS encoding HU family DNA-binding protein: MNKTDLIDAMAEHAGITKAAAKKALECALIEIEGALQKGNRVSLVGFGSWSVSKRAAREGRNPQTGETIKIKAKNVVKFKAGADLSNAVN, translated from the coding sequence ATGAACAAAACAGATTTAATCGATGCTATGGCAGAACATGCAGGAATTACTAAGGCAGCTGCTAAAAAGGCTTTAGAATGTGCTCTTATAGAAATAGAAGGTGCTTTACAAAAAGGTAACAGAGTTTCTTTAGTTGGTTTTGGTTCTTGGTCAGTTTCTAAAAGAGCTGCTAGAGAAGGAAGAAACCCACAAACTGGTGAGACTATCAAAATAAAAGCAAAAAATGTTGTTAAATTTAAAGCTGGTGCAGATTTATCAAACGCTGTAAACTAA
- a CDS encoding aminotransferase class IV: MINYNGTILENNKVISTENRGFAYGDALFETIKASHGKILFLEDHYFRLMASMRIMRMEIPMNFTMEYLESQMLLTLEKNNLMQAAARVKFTVFREEGGLYTPSNNNVSFVVAVKPLEDDFYTLSDDFYEVDLFKDYYLSPSLLSTLKTNNKALNVVSSIFAKENKLNNCLILNTNKHVVEALNGNVFLVKGNVIKTPPISDGCLKGIMRKQIIDILSKIPNYEIEEASVSPFEIQKADEIFITNVIVGIQPISKYRKKQFSTGVAKEIIGKLNAKIRLN; encoded by the coding sequence ATGATAAATTATAACGGTACTATTTTAGAAAATAACAAGGTTATTTCTACTGAAAATAGAGGCTTTGCCTATGGCGATGCACTTTTTGAAACTATAAAAGCAAGCCATGGTAAAATATTATTTTTAGAAGATCATTATTTTAGATTAATGGCTTCTATGAGAATTATGAGAATGGAAATTCCTATGAATTTTACTATGGAATATTTAGAATCTCAAATGCTTTTAACTTTAGAAAAAAATAATCTAATGCAGGCTGCTGCTAGAGTAAAATTTACCGTTTTTAGAGAGGAAGGAGGTTTGTACACACCATCAAATAACAATGTTAGCTTTGTAGTAGCTGTTAAACCTTTAGAAGATGATTTTTACACCTTAAGTGATGATTTTTATGAAGTAGATTTGTTTAAAGATTATTACCTATCTCCAAGTTTATTATCAACCTTAAAAACTAATAACAAAGCATTAAATGTGGTTAGTAGTATTTTTGCAAAAGAAAACAAACTAAATAACTGTTTAATTTTAAATACCAATAAACATGTTGTAGAAGCCTTAAATGGTAATGTGTTTTTAGTAAAAGGGAATGTTATTAAAACCCCACCAATTTCTGATGGTTGCTTAAAAGGTATTATGCGAAAACAAATTATAGATATTCTTAGTAAAATACCTAATTATGAAATTGAAGAAGCATCGGTTTCGCCTTTTGAGATTCAAAAAGCTGATGAAATTTTTATTACCAATGTCATTGTGGGTATTCAGCCAATATCAAAATACCGAAAGAAACAGTTTTCAACAGGAGTTGCTAAAGAAATAATAGGGAAGTTAAACGCTAAAATAAGATTAAATTAG
- a CDS encoding M48 family metalloprotease, with translation MRGRNLKIRLLIGAAIAIFFVLKRCSQREVNPYTGRTQTISMNANEEIAIGLQSAPQMAEQHGGLYPNNEYQAFVDNVGNKLVNNSIAKETPYKYEFHLLADANTINAFALPGGQIFITYALFSKLENEDQLAGVLGHEIGHVLGRHSAERIAESEYWQGLATAGSVGADMGGLVSGIGQQTLLTNGRDDELESDDLGVLLMLKSGYNPEEMIGVMEILKAAAGPNRVPEFQSTHPDPDNRIEKIKEAINKYKNQ, from the coding sequence ATGAGAGGAAGAAATCTTAAAATTAGATTATTAATAGGTGCTGCTATTGCTATATTTTTTGTATTAAAAAGATGTAGTCAACGAGAAGTTAACCCATATACAGGACGTACCCAAACTATTTCTATGAACGCCAATGAAGAAATTGCTATTGGCTTACAAAGTGCTCCTCAAATGGCAGAACAACATGGTGGTTTATATCCTAACAACGAATATCAAGCATTTGTTGATAATGTTGGTAACAAATTAGTTAATAATAGTATTGCTAAAGAAACGCCTTATAAATACGAATTTCATTTACTTGCAGATGCAAACACAATTAACGCTTTTGCGCTTCCTGGAGGACAAATTTTTATTACCTATGCTTTATTTTCTAAACTAGAAAATGAAGACCAATTAGCAGGTGTTTTAGGGCATGAAATAGGTCATGTTTTAGGGAGACATAGTGCAGAACGTATAGCAGAAAGCGAATACTGGCAAGGTTTAGCAACTGCTGGCTCTGTTGGTGCAGACATGGGAGGTTTAGTTAGCGGTATTGGTCAGCAAACATTACTTACTAATGGTAGAGATGATGAATTAGAAAGTGATGATTTAGGAGTACTCCTTATGTTAAAATCTGGGTATAACCCAGAGGAAATGATTGGAGTTATGGAAATTTTAAAAGCCGCCGCAGGTCCTAACAGAGTTCCTGAATTCCAAAGTACACACCCAGACCCTGACAATAGAATTGAAAAAATAAAAGAAGCTATAAATAAATATAAAAACCAATAA
- a CDS encoding type IV toxin-antitoxin system AbiEi family antitoxin, which produces MYRNNDFIYQAVANLESVINIPIDIETSRAKYDAILNIKNMQFVVEAKSAMRTSNQGLVLSQLEEIRNRSNKPIILIAQYISKEAAKQLKERGFNYIDTAGNAFISKDDVMIFVEGQKRRVKHKTNQSRAFQEAGVKIIFHLLNEPENLQDSYRIIAEKVGVSLGSVSNVMAELEELNYLIKTKDKRVLKNKEELLERWLVEFNTVLKPRIIRSRMKFIGSDMAQNWRHTILNQTGSEILWGGEPAGAILTDNLRPQEFTIYSNLELPEIAKTLRLVPDKTGNVEVRQKFWQNNNWNQSTVPALLIYTDLMNSGYGRNVEIANQIFENELQHIQ; this is translated from the coding sequence ATGTATCGCAATAACGATTTTATTTATCAAGCTGTAGCAAATTTGGAGAGCGTTATCAATATACCAATTGATATTGAAACCTCAAGAGCTAAATATGATGCTATTTTGAATATCAAAAACATGCAGTTTGTGGTAGAGGCTAAATCAGCTATGAGAACCTCTAATCAGGGATTGGTACTGTCACAGCTTGAAGAAATTAGAAATCGAAGTAATAAGCCAATTATATTAATTGCACAATATATATCTAAAGAGGCGGCAAAACAGCTAAAGGAGAGGGGCTTTAATTATATAGATACTGCTGGCAACGCTTTTATTAGTAAAGACGATGTAATGATTTTTGTAGAAGGTCAAAAAAGAAGGGTTAAGCATAAAACCAATCAATCTAGAGCCTTTCAAGAGGCTGGAGTTAAAATAATCTTCCATCTGTTAAACGAACCTGAAAACTTACAGGATTCATACAGAATAATCGCAGAAAAAGTAGGCGTATCTTTAGGTTCTGTAAGTAATGTGATGGCAGAACTGGAAGAATTAAATTATTTGATTAAAACCAAAGATAAAAGAGTACTTAAAAATAAGGAAGAACTTTTGGAACGATGGTTGGTGGAGTTCAATACCGTTTTAAAACCTCGAATTATAAGAAGCCGAATGAAGTTTATAGGTTCTGATATGGCTCAAAATTGGCGTCACACAATTTTAAATCAAACAGGTAGTGAGATCCTTTGGGGTGGTGAGCCTGCAGGAGCCATCCTAACCGATAATTTAAGACCGCAAGAATTTACCATCTATAGCAATCTGGAATTACCTGAAATAGCAAAAACATTGCGTTTAGTTCCTGATAAAACAGGTAATGTGGAAGTGCGCCAAAAGTTTTGGCAAAACAACAACTGGAATCAAAGCACGGTGCCAGCCTTATTGATTTATACCGATTTAATGAATAGCGGCTATGGTAGAAATGTGGAAATAGCGAATCAAATATTTGAAAATGAGTTACAGCATATCCAGTAA
- a CDS encoding START-like domain-containing protein: MDDKIRFDIEFPIQASPQLLYQYISTPSGLSEWFSDNVNSRGELFTFIWDDSEEQAKLLSKKSGERVKFRWLTDEEEGASYYFEIRIQVDEITKDVSLMITDFAEEDEIDEAKMLWENQISDLKQVLGSA, from the coding sequence ATGGACGATAAAATTAGATTTGATATAGAATTTCCAATTCAGGCTTCGCCGCAGTTATTGTATCAGTATATTTCAACGCCTTCTGGTTTGTCAGAATGGTTCTCAGATAACGTAAACTCGCGTGGTGAGTTATTTACATTTATTTGGGACGATAGCGAAGAACAGGCTAAATTGTTAAGTAAAAAAAGTGGTGAACGTGTTAAATTTAGATGGTTAACCGATGAAGAAGAAGGTGCCTCTTATTATTTTGAAATTAGAATTCAAGTTGATGAAATTACCAAAGACGTATCTTTAATGATAACAGATTTTGCTGAAGAAGATGAAATTGACGAAGCTAAAATGCTTTGGGAAAATCAAATATCAGATTTAAAGCAGGTATTAGGTTCAGCATAA
- the fmt gene encoding methionyl-tRNA formyltransferase, whose amino-acid sequence MKDLSIVFMGTPDFAVATLKTLVDNDYNIVGVITAPDKPAGRGRKLNESAVKKYAKENNLNILQPTNLKSESFLKELKALNANLQIVVAFRMLPKVVWQMPKYGTFNLHASLLPNYRGAAPINWAIINGETKTGVSTFFIDEKIDTGEMILQEAVAIDPKENAGSLHDKLMTIGSQLVLKTVALIENGTVKTTPQVDTDAIKTAHKLNRDNCKINWNDTIDNIYNLIRGLSPYPAAWCTLINGDDQLDVKIYEVEKEIEPHTMEVGSIISTKNQLKVAVKNGYILVKEIKLPGKRTMHVGALLNGYSIEKNAKML is encoded by the coding sequence ATGAAAGATTTAAGTATTGTTTTTATGGGAACTCCAGATTTTGCTGTTGCCACCTTAAAAACGTTAGTAGATAATGATTATAACATTGTAGGGGTAATTACAGCCCCAGACAAACCTGCTGGTAGAGGCAGAAAGCTTAATGAAAGTGCTGTTAAAAAATATGCTAAAGAAAACAACCTTAATATTCTGCAGCCTACCAATTTAAAAAGCGAATCTTTTTTAAAAGAACTAAAAGCACTTAACGCCAACCTTCAAATTGTAGTAGCTTTTAGAATGTTACCTAAAGTAGTTTGGCAAATGCCCAAATATGGTACGTTTAATTTACACGCCTCGTTGTTACCAAACTATCGTGGTGCTGCCCCTATTAATTGGGCTATTATTAATGGCGAAACAAAAACGGGTGTATCAACATTTTTTATTGATGAAAAAATTGATACTGGTGAAATGATTCTTCAAGAAGCCGTTGCCATTGACCCCAAAGAAAATGCAGGTAGTTTACACGATAAATTAATGACTATTGGTAGCCAATTGGTTTTAAAAACCGTTGCTTTAATTGAAAATGGCACCGTTAAAACTACACCTCAGGTTGATACCGATGCCATTAAAACTGCTCACAAACTCAATAGAGACAATTGTAAAATAAATTGGAATGACACCATTGATAATATTTACAATTTAATACGTGGCTTAAGTCCGTATCCAGCCGCTTGGTGTACACTAATTAATGGTGATGACCAATTAGATGTTAAAATTTATGAGGTAGAAAAAGAAATAGAACCCCACACTATGGAGGTTGGCAGCATTATTTCAACCAAAAACCAATTAAAAGTAGCTGTTAAAAATGGGTATATATTAGTGAAGGAAATAAAACTTCCGGGTAAACGTACAATGCATGTAGGAGCTTTACTAAATGGCTATTCTATAGAAAAAAATGCCAAAATGCTCTAA
- a CDS encoding ATP-dependent DNA helicase RecQ, protein MEHPINILERYWHFTSFKNNQEAIIESVIAGEDTFVLLPTGGGKSLCYQIPALAKKGICIVISPLIALMKDQVQTLNNKGIKALAITSGISHNDLDTLLDNCIYGNYKFLYLSPERLQQELVQDRIRQMHVNLIAVDEAHCISQWGNDFRPAYKNIALLRQLQPSVNVVALTASAKTEVVEDIIKELDFIQPKIFKQSFLRPNIGYMVYHENDKYYRLETILKKYTQSSIVYVRNRKSTLEISSFLNSKNITATYYHGGLSNAEKETNMAAWLNNQKQVMVATNAFGMGIDKPDVKTVIHINLPESIESYFQEAGRAGRNGEKSFAVILKNNSDLQLVKNQFLNVLPTVDFIKQVYRKLCNYFQISYGEGAYTTYDFNFNTFCKTYKFSSVLCYNAILILDRNSIINLSKQFKNKVTVQFIMSNTAIFNYLDHHPDLNIIVKSMLRMYGGIFDYETKINTLKVAEKASVTEATLINALQRLEKDHVINLNLAKTDAQITFIEPREDEKTINRIAPTVKQQNHIKQGQVKAILDYIENDSVCKSMQLLSYFGEKELAPCGICSVCISTKKKTEKVDYNILKNRIIELLEQGDLSSRAIVSKLHCSEKDLKTTLKLLLEHHIITITKTNTYKLNPS, encoded by the coding sequence ATGGAGCACCCAATTAACATATTAGAGCGTTATTGGCATTTTACTTCTTTTAAAAATAACCAAGAAGCCATTATAGAATCGGTTATTGCAGGAGAAGACACTTTTGTTCTTTTACCCACTGGTGGAGGCAAATCGTTATGTTATCAAATTCCAGCGTTAGCAAAAAAAGGTATTTGTATTGTTATTTCGCCACTTATAGCTTTAATGAAAGACCAAGTACAAACCTTAAACAACAAGGGTATTAAAGCTTTAGCCATAACAAGTGGTATTTCTCATAACGATTTAGATACGCTTTTAGATAATTGTATTTATGGCAATTACAAGTTTTTATATTTATCGCCAGAGCGTTTACAACAAGAGTTGGTACAAGATCGTATTAGGCAAATGCATGTAAACCTTATTGCTGTAGATGAAGCTCATTGTATCTCTCAATGGGGTAATGACTTTAGGCCTGCTTATAAAAACATTGCACTTTTAAGGCAGCTTCAACCTTCTGTAAATGTTGTAGCTTTAACGGCTTCGGCCAAAACGGAAGTAGTAGAAGATATTATTAAAGAACTAGATTTTATTCAACCTAAAATCTTTAAACAATCCTTTCTAAGACCCAATATTGGGTACATGGTTTATCATGAAAATGATAAATATTACAGGTTAGAAACCATTTTAAAAAAATATACGCAATCATCTATTGTATATGTTAGAAATAGAAAATCTACCTTAGAAATTAGTTCTTTTTTAAATTCTAAAAACATTACTGCTACTTATTATCATGGCGGACTCTCAAATGCCGAAAAAGAAACCAATATGGCAGCGTGGTTAAATAACCAAAAACAAGTTATGGTTGCTACAAATGCTTTTGGAATGGGGATTGATAAACCCGATGTAAAAACCGTAATTCATATAAATTTACCCGAAAGTATTGAAAGTTATTTTCAAGAAGCAGGAAGAGCAGGAAGAAATGGTGAAAAATCTTTTGCTGTTATTTTAAAAAATAATAGCGATTTACAATTAGTTAAAAACCAGTTTTTAAATGTTTTACCTACGGTAGATTTTATAAAACAAGTATACCGAAAACTGTGTAATTACTTTCAAATATCATATGGTGAAGGCGCATACACTACGTATGATTTTAACTTTAACACCTTTTGTAAAACCTATAAATTTAGTTCTGTTTTATGTTACAATGCCATTCTAATACTAGATAGAAATAGCATTATTAATCTTTCTAAACAGTTTAAAAACAAGGTTACTGTACAATTTATTATGTCTAACACTGCTATTTTTAATTATTTAGATCATCATCCAGATTTAAACATCATAGTTAAATCTATGCTTAGAATGTATGGCGGTATTTTTGATTACGAAACCAAAATAAATACACTTAAAGTAGCAGAAAAAGCATCGGTTACAGAAGCTACATTAATTAATGCATTACAAAGGTTAGAAAAAGACCACGTTATTAACCTTAATTTAGCCAAAACAGATGCACAAATAACTTTTATTGAACCTAGGGAAGATGAAAAAACTATTAATAGAATTGCCCCTACTGTAAAACAACAAAACCATATAAAACAAGGTCAAGTTAAAGCTATCTTAGATTATATAGAAAATGATAGTGTTTGCAAAAGCATGCAACTTCTCTCCTATTTTGGCGAAAAAGAATTAGCCCCTTGTGGTATTTGTTCCGTGTGTATTTCAACTAAAAAAAAGACCGAAAAAGTTGATTACAACATATTAAAAAACCGTATTATTGAACTCTTAGAACAAGGCGATTTATCATCCAGAGCTATCGTTTCAAAATTACATTGCTCTGAAAAAGATTTAAAAACTACATTAAAACTTTTGTTAGAGCATCATATTATTACAATTACAAAAACAAACACCTATAAATTAAATCCATCATGA
- a CDS encoding nucleotidyl transferase AbiEii/AbiGii toxin family protein codes for MSYSISSKKFNHPLLKPILQELTDYFKASDISFFVIGATARDIIMELHDESSGRLTHDLDIAITINDWEQYKTVEEGITQLPNFTKDPDQKQRFQYLGKFDLDIVPFGHIMKEDDKIFWPPDEEFAMSVLGFPAVNDAALKVNIDEDIDIQIASLAGIGLLKIVAWKDRNHKTNKDADDIAFILQNYLEIHRDESLEHFEAVYTDDHTIVKGGAVLLGIHINQVLENYPEAKQSIKELLSSEVGKKEESKLINQILETHKSLSYEEVFKSIENINNQIKI; via the coding sequence ATGAGTTACAGCATATCCAGTAAAAAATTCAACCATCCGCTATTAAAGCCTATTCTTCAGGAATTAACCGACTATTTCAAGGCATCTGATATTTCCTTTTTTGTCATTGGGGCGACAGCGCGTGATATTATTATGGAGTTGCATGATGAAAGTTCCGGACGTTTAACACACGATTTGGATATTGCCATCACCATCAACGATTGGGAGCAATACAAAACTGTTGAAGAAGGCATCACACAACTACCCAATTTCACCAAAGACCCAGACCAAAAACAACGCTTCCAATATTTAGGCAAGTTCGATTTAGATATCGTGCCTTTTGGTCATATTATGAAAGAAGATGATAAAATCTTCTGGCCCCCAGACGAAGAATTCGCAATGTCCGTACTTGGCTTTCCTGCAGTAAACGATGCCGCATTAAAGGTTAATATCGATGAGGATATCGACATCCAAATAGCATCTTTAGCAGGTATAGGGCTCCTTAAAATAGTGGCATGGAAAGACCGAAATCACAAAACTAATAAAGATGCCGATGATATCGCTTTTATCCTGCAAAACTATTTAGAAATCCATCGAGACGAATCGCTAGAACATTTTGAAGCAGTTTATACTGATGACCATACCATAGTTAAGGGTGGAGCTGTCCTATTGGGGATTCATATCAATCAGGTATTAGAAAACTATCCAGAAGCTAAACAAAGTATTAAGGAGTTACTTTCAAGTGAAGTGGGTAAAAAAGAAGAAAGCAAACTCATCAATCAAATATTGGAAACCCATAAGAGTTTAAGTTATGAAGAGGTTTTTAAAAGCATAGAAAATATAAACAACCAAATAAAAATATAG
- a CDS encoding YqgE/AlgH family protein — MITIKPKKGNLLIAEPSIIGDVSFNRSIVLIADYSEEEGSIGFILNKPLDYTINELVPEIKSDFKVYNGGPVEQDNLYFIHKIPDLIPNSIEISLGIYWGGDFNKVAELIANQSIDERDIKFFLGYSGWSAYQLEDELRANSWVVTENIYKKNIIEKDYKSFWKEKMLEFGGEYSIWSNAPENPNYN, encoded by the coding sequence ATGATTACAATAAAGCCCAAAAAAGGAAATTTGTTAATCGCTGAGCCTTCCATAATTGGTGATGTTTCTTTTAATCGTTCTATTGTACTTATTGCAGACTATTCAGAAGAAGAAGGTTCTATAGGTTTTATTCTAAATAAGCCCTTAGATTATACTATTAATGAACTAGTTCCTGAAATTAAGTCTGATTTTAAAGTTTACAATGGCGGACCTGTAGAGCAAGACAACCTATATTTTATTCACAAAATACCCGATTTAATACCAAACAGTATTGAAATATCTTTAGGTATATATTGGGGAGGCGATTTTAACAAAGTAGCAGAACTTATTGCTAACCAAAGTATAGACGAGAGAGATATTAAGTTCTTTTTAGGATATTCTGGATGGAGTGCCTATCAGTTAGAAGACGAACTTAGAGCCAACTCTTGGGTAGTTACTGAAAATATTTATAAAAAGAACATTATAGAAAAAGATTACAAATCTTTCTGGAAAGAAAAAATGTTAGAATTTGGTGGTGAATATAGTATTTGGTCTAACGCACCAGAAAACCCAAATTACAACTAA
- a CDS encoding GNAT family N-acetyltransferase, translating into MSYIFKILDKEKIHTVVPLVYKLNEGKISKTILKQRFSEMISNNYECAVVYDNEKLVGVCGLWFCTRHYSGRSVEPDHLYIKKSYRGNGLGKQFFDWIYNYVNDKGYEVMELNTYVSNSASHKFYFNEGFKILGFHFLKKL; encoded by the coding sequence ATGTCATACATCTTTAAAATTCTAGATAAAGAAAAAATACACACTGTTGTACCATTGGTTTATAAACTTAATGAAGGCAAAATTTCAAAAACCATTTTAAAACAGCGTTTTTCAGAAATGATTTCTAATAACTATGAATGCGCCGTTGTTTATGATAATGAAAAATTGGTTGGAGTTTGTGGTTTGTGGTTTTGTACAAGACATTATTCAGGAAGAAGTGTAGAGCCAGATCATCTTTATATTAAAAAAAGTTATAGAGGAAATGGTTTGGGGAAGCAATTTTTTGACTGGATTTACAATTATGTAAACGATAAAGGTTACGAAGTTATGGAGCTAAATACCTATGTATCAAATAGTGCCTCTCACAAATTCTATTTTAATGAAGGCTTTAAAATTTTAGGCTTTCATTTTTTAAAAAAGTTGTAG